One region of Longimicrobium sp. genomic DNA includes:
- a CDS encoding RNA polymerase sigma factor → MEDNELVRLARQGDGSAVRRLYERHSRRVFAVVRRLAGEDALAEDWAQEAWVRAIRALPTFRGDSQFSTWLHRIAVNSALHGRRSRERKAGRETVMDDSFAVRPAGENTLLKMKLEQALERLPEGMRRVLVLHDVEGYTHEEIGEMLGVNPGTCKSQLFKARAKMRRMLSPAPEEAEEAQTCNT, encoded by the coding sequence ATGGAGGACAACGAGTTAGTCCGGCTGGCCAGACAGGGCGACGGGAGTGCCGTGAGGCGGCTGTACGAGCGCCACTCGCGGCGCGTGTTCGCGGTCGTCCGCCGCCTGGCGGGCGAGGACGCGCTGGCCGAGGACTGGGCCCAGGAGGCGTGGGTGCGGGCGATCCGCGCGCTGCCCACCTTCCGCGGCGACTCGCAGTTCTCCACCTGGCTGCACCGCATCGCGGTGAACAGCGCGCTGCACGGGCGCCGCTCGCGCGAGCGCAAGGCGGGGCGCGAGACGGTGATGGACGACTCGTTCGCGGTGCGCCCGGCGGGGGAGAACACCCTGCTGAAGATGAAGCTGGAGCAGGCCCTGGAACGGCTCCCCGAGGGGATGCGGCGCGTGCTGGTGCTCCACGACGTGGAGGGCTACACGCACGAGGAGATCGGGGAGATGCTGGGGGTGAACCCCGGCACGTGCAAGAGCCAGCTCTTCAAGGCGCGGGCGAAGATGCGCAGGATGCTCTCGCCCGCGCCCGAGGAAGCGGAGGAGGCCCAGACATGCAACACCTGA
- a CDS encoding histone deacetylase, producing MRAFYTDRFVLPLPEGHRFPMRKYSRVRERCLAEGVLAPGDLAEPPAAGWDELALVHHPGYLAAVREGALPPLAQRRIGFPWSPEMVERSRRSTGATTAAARVALDEAAERGWGVAANLAGGTHHAYPDHGEGFCVFNDAAVAVRVLQREGRIARAAVVDCDVHQGNGTAAVFAADPDVFTFSVHGARNFPFRKERGSLDVELPDGAGDDAFLAALELHLPDVLGGFRPDLAVYLAGADPWREDRFGRLALSKEGLAERDRYVLSLCRDAGVPVAVAMTGGYARDTEDTVDIHVRTLRIAAELRAGFRALAPAG from the coding sequence TTGCGCGCCTTCTACACCGACCGCTTCGTCCTCCCGCTCCCAGAGGGGCACCGCTTCCCGATGCGGAAGTACAGCCGCGTCCGCGAGCGCTGCCTGGCCGAGGGCGTGCTGGCCCCCGGCGACCTGGCCGAGCCCCCCGCGGCCGGCTGGGACGAGCTGGCGCTGGTCCACCACCCCGGCTACCTGGCCGCCGTGCGCGAAGGCGCGCTGCCGCCGCTCGCCCAGCGCCGCATCGGCTTCCCCTGGAGCCCCGAGATGGTGGAGCGCTCGCGCCGCTCCACCGGGGCCACGACCGCCGCCGCGCGCGTGGCGCTGGACGAGGCGGCCGAGCGCGGCTGGGGCGTCGCCGCCAACCTGGCCGGGGGCACGCACCACGCGTATCCCGATCACGGCGAGGGCTTCTGCGTCTTCAACGACGCCGCCGTGGCCGTGCGCGTCCTCCAGCGCGAAGGGCGGATCGCGCGCGCGGCGGTCGTCGACTGCGACGTGCACCAGGGCAACGGCACGGCGGCCGTCTTCGCGGCCGACCCCGACGTCTTCACCTTCTCCGTGCACGGCGCCCGCAACTTCCCCTTCCGCAAGGAGCGCGGCAGCCTGGACGTGGAGCTCCCCGACGGCGCGGGCGACGACGCCTTCCTGGCCGCGCTGGAGCTGCACCTCCCCGACGTGCTGGGCGGCTTCCGCCCCGACTTGGCCGTCTACCTGGCCGGCGCCGACCCCTGGCGCGAGGACCGCTTCGGGCGCCTGGCGCTCAGCAAGGAGGGCCTGGCCGAGCGCGACCGCTACGTGCTGTCCCTCTGCCGCGACGCTGGCGTCCCCGTGGCCGTCGCCATGACCGGCGGCTACGCGCGCGACACCGAGGACACCGTCGACATCCACGTCCGCACCCTGCGCATCGCCGCCGAGCTGCGCGCCGGGTTCCGCGCCCTCGCGCCGGCTGGTTGA
- a CDS encoding PDZ domain-containing protein, giving the protein MRLRAFLVAAALAAGVLPAAAAAQVEGRTRAGAETFVYVQRAWLGIRFSWEEEGDRQARVAEVMEGSPAERAGVRAGDVVLSIDGRPATEEAVDDLREGLDEGDRVRLRLRRDGREWDQEVVAARPSPRIARGFPRRPDGDRTIIIEGDSLRVYVDSLRQHLDSLRVGIYRRHGDSVVIRIDSVMGMMRDSLVRAWPRVMREMPEFQFRMREGVLPFFYEFGPRSLAGAEFAEMNEGLGRYFRTSEGLLVLKVAPESPAARAGLEAGDVVVRANGRAVEDIGDLREAFTGADERTVRVEVVRQGARRTLEIRWERPERRPFRELLPDRRRPERERPRTRG; this is encoded by the coding sequence ATGAGGCTGCGTGCGTTTCTGGTAGCGGCCGCGCTGGCGGCGGGGGTGCTCCCCGCGGCGGCGGCCGCCCAGGTGGAGGGCCGGACGCGTGCCGGCGCCGAGACTTTCGTGTACGTGCAGCGGGCCTGGCTGGGGATCCGCTTCTCGTGGGAGGAGGAGGGCGACCGCCAGGCGCGGGTGGCGGAGGTGATGGAGGGCTCGCCCGCGGAGCGCGCGGGGGTCCGCGCGGGCGACGTGGTGCTGAGCATCGACGGCCGTCCGGCCACGGAGGAGGCGGTCGACGACCTGCGCGAGGGCCTGGACGAGGGCGACCGGGTGCGCCTGCGCCTGCGCCGCGACGGGCGCGAGTGGGACCAGGAGGTGGTGGCGGCGCGGCCTTCCCCGCGTATTGCGCGCGGCTTCCCGCGCAGGCCCGACGGCGACCGCACCATCATCATCGAGGGGGATTCGCTGCGGGTGTACGTCGACAGCCTGCGGCAGCACCTGGACAGCCTGCGGGTGGGCATCTACCGGCGCCACGGTGACAGCGTGGTGATCCGCATCGACTCGGTGATGGGGATGATGCGAGACAGCCTGGTGCGGGCGTGGCCGCGGGTGATGCGCGAGATGCCGGAGTTCCAGTTCCGGATGCGCGAGGGGGTGCTGCCCTTCTTCTACGAGTTCGGGCCGCGCTCGCTGGCGGGGGCCGAGTTCGCGGAGATGAACGAGGGGCTGGGGCGCTACTTCCGCACCAGCGAGGGGCTGCTGGTGCTGAAGGTGGCGCCCGAGAGCCCGGCGGCGCGCGCGGGGCTGGAGGCGGGCGACGTGGTGGTGCGCGCCAACGGCCGGGCGGTGGAGGACATCGGCGACCTGCGCGAGGCGTTCACCGGCGCGGACGAGCGCACCGTGCGGGTGGAGGTGGTGCGCCAGGGCGCCCGCCGCACCCTGGAGATCCGCTGGGAGCGCCCGGAGCGGCGCCCGTTCCGCGAGCTCCTCCCCGACCGGCGGCGGCCGGAGCGGGAGCGGCCGAGGACGCGGGGCTGA